In Helianthus annuus cultivar XRQ/B chromosome 9, HanXRQr2.0-SUNRISE, whole genome shotgun sequence, the following are encoded in one genomic region:
- the LOC110874925 gene encoding uncharacterized protein LOC110874925 isoform X2, whose amino-acid sequence MVLPPPPLSLLCIISIVTLYLMIVYAVIGFIAKSDLFRVDAHEVDHKPSGLSREELQTLRCFNHKINEAHEESLSCSICLDDFKDLEGEGGTLGDPMRGPTSPSGVVPPSRREAKSGSRHRRGKEREVSCSKCRCRTSIVTEIIGAGTSVCFYGYLLM is encoded by the exons ATGGTGCTTCCTCCTCCACCCCTCTCTCTCCTTTGCATAATCTCCATTGTCACCCTTTATTTGATGATAGTTTATGCCGTTATCGGGTTCATTGCCAAATCAGACCTTTTTAGAGTTGACGCGCATGAAGTTGATCATAAGCCCTCCGGGTTGTCGCGGGAGGAGTTGCAAACGTTGCGATGTTTTAATCATAAGATCAATGAAGCACATGAAGAATCATTGAGTTGTTCAATATGTTTGGATGATTTTAAAGATCTTGAG GGTGAGGGGGGCACCCTCGGTGACCCCATGCGGGGACCAACTTCGCCGAGTGGGGTGGTGCCGCCATCCAGGCGGGAGGCCAAATCGGGGAGCCGGCACCGAAGAGGGAAGGAGAGAGAAG TAAGTTGTAGCAAGTGTCGATGTCGTACCAGTATTGTGACTGAAATCATCGGAGCAGGTACCAGTGTTTGTTTTTATGGTTATTTattgatgtaa
- the LOC110874925 gene encoding uncharacterized protein LOC110874925 isoform X1 has protein sequence MVLPPPPLSLLCIISIVTLYLMIVYAVIGFIAKSDLFRVDAHEVDHKPSGLSREELQTLRCFNHKINEAHEESLSCSICLDDFKDLEGEGGTLGDPMRGPTSPSGVVPPSRREAKSGSRHRRGKEREGGPPIQSTNENFFFFNKKTSHLRGECRHQIGV, from the exons ATGGTGCTTCCTCCTCCACCCCTCTCTCTCCTTTGCATAATCTCCATTGTCACCCTTTATTTGATGATAGTTTATGCCGTTATCGGGTTCATTGCCAAATCAGACCTTTTTAGAGTTGACGCGCATGAAGTTGATCATAAGCCCTCCGGGTTGTCGCGGGAGGAGTTGCAAACGTTGCGATGTTTTAATCATAAGATCAATGAAGCACATGAAGAATCATTGAGTTGTTCAATATGTTTGGATGATTTTAAAGATCTTGAG GGTGAGGGGGGCACCCTCGGTGACCCCATGCGGGGACCAACTTCGCCGAGTGGGGTGGTGCCGCCATCCAGGCGGGAGGCCAAATCGGGGAGCCGGCACCGAAGAGGGAAGGAGAGAGAAGGTGGGCCCCCCATTCAATCAACcaatgaaaacttttttttttttaataaaaaaacaagtcacctaagaggggagtgccgccatcaaattggggtgtga